The genomic interval CAAGCCCACCACAGTAAGGGCAGTTGGGGTCGGGGGTCAGGGAATCAGGCATAAGGGTCTTTCAGATAGGGATTTTCCTCAGCATCACGGGCATCGCTTGCTTTGGCAGGGGTCTTCCCGTCCGTCTCCCACCGTTTCAGAATGGCAAGGATGTAGCGCCAATTGCGGCGGTTGCTTTCAACGGCAATCTGAACCGCCTCTTTCAGCCATTCGCGGGGATAGCTTGCCTCCGCCTCGCGCAGTTGCTCGGCAAGCAGAGGCGTCACCGCGCCAATGTTCTGCTCATAGAGGGTGAAAATATCGGGATGTTGGGCATGGATGGTGATCGGTGTTTCGCCCACCCCGGGCGACCAATCGCCCCGCCGAAGCGCCTCAGCTGCGCGTAGTCCCCGTTCGGTATGCAAGAAATAGAGCGTTTCTAACCCAGTGGGGAGCGCCGCTTGGACGGCGAGGATCGTCCCCCGCTGAAGGGCGCGGGTGAGCGCTGCCTGAAAGTCTGTCATGCCATCGAAAAGCGCCATCGCGTTCGGGTTTTCAGTGAAATCTCGATGGCGCAGATAGCGGTATTCGCCCTCGCGCTGGTTGAGAAAATAGAGGCACAGCAGGGTGAAGCGCAGTTCGGCGGGGTCGTCCAGATGGGGGAGCAGATCGGTGAAAAAGGACGCCGGAAGGATCACTGTGCGGCTGCCTGTGAAACCAGAAAAGGGATGTGGTGAAGGCATCATGAATCCCTTAATAATCTGAGAGATTCGTGTTCTGTTTAACCATATCCACGAATTGGGTCAGTTCCTTACGGAAAAAGAGAGAAACTGTCCCCGTCGGTCCATTGCGGTGTTTCGCCACAATGACATCCGCCTGATTAGGGCGATCTGTGTTTTCGTTATATAACTCGTCACGGTATAGGAACATGACAATATCTGAATCCTGCTCGATTGAACCGGATTCTCTCAGGTCGGAAAGCTGCGGGCGCTTGTCACTACGTTGTTCTACAGAACGTGAAAGCTGAGAGGCAGTGACCACAGGGACATTCAGTTCCCGCGCCATTTCTTTTAACCCGCGAGAGAGCGCCCCAACCTCTAAAACGCGGTTTTGCTCCCGTCCGGCAGCCCCTCCCGCAGACATCAGTTGTAGGTAATCGACAATGATCAAGCCGAGACCATTTTCGCGGTGAAGGCGGCGGCAGCGTGCCCGCATTTGCTGGATGGAAATACCCGGTGTGTCATCAATGAACATGGGCAGTCCATCAAGGCGGCTGGTCGCCTCCATAAAACGATCCCATTCATGGGGTTCAAGGTTGCCGATACGCATTCGTTGCGAGTTAATACCCGTCTCAATGGAGTAAAAGCGCTGAAGAAGCTGTTCGCGTCCCATTTCTAAGGTAAAAATGGCTACGGGGACATGCGCCCGCCGCGCCACATTAAGGGCAATACTGAGGAGGAAACTTGTCTTGCCCACCCCCGGACGGGCCGCAACGACCAAGAGGTCGCTCTTTTGCAAGCCGCCCAACATCCGATCAACATCGGTGAAGCCACAGGGGACGCCAAGCTGTGCATCTGGGGTGTTATAGAGGTATTCGATGCGCTCGAAATACTCGCTCACCGCCTGTGACATCGGCACCATCTCTTTGCGCAGACGATCATCCGTCACCCGAAAGAGCGCCGTTTCCGCTTTGGCAATAACATCCTGAAGTTCGGCGGAGTCATCGCGGGCAAGGTTGGCAATTTCCCCCGCCGCGCCGACCAACCGCCGTCGAATGGCAGCACGTTCCACAAGGCGGGCATAGGCTTCAGCATAGAGGTGGGTGGGGGTGCTGTTTAAGAGGTAGGTGAGGAACGAGGCGCCGCCGATCTGATCGAGTTTATCCTTGCTGCGTAGTTCCGCTGTCACGGTAAGGTAATCGACAACCTCTCCCCGTTGTTGGAGGGCGATCATCCCTTCCCAAACCCACTGATGCTTCAGTTCAAAGAAATCATCGGGTTTGAGAAAATCGGCAATGTTTGCCAGTCCCTCGGCATTGATCAGCATCGCGCCGAGGATTGCTTCCTCCGCTTCGATGGAGTGCGGACCCAACGAGGATGGTTTGGGTGCGGCGTTTGATTGTCTATTGGTGTCCGTCATACCGCGCCGCGCCGCGCCTAACTCTTATCTTTATCGGGATCGTCTTCGTCAAAGTCGATGGACTCAACGAAATCGCGAAACAAGTTCAATTTTTCCTCGCTGGGTGGTTCGCTGGCAGCAGCGGGTGACTCCGGTTCTGTTCCCACTTCCTGATCGGGGGTGATCGCCGCCCGATCCATGACGCTATCCGACACATATATGGGAACGCGGACACGCACGGCAAGGGCAATCGCGTCGCTTGGACGGGCGTCTACCTCGACCTTATTGCCCCCCACATCCAACACCAGACTAGCGAAGAATACATCTTCGCGAAGATCATTAATAACGATATAGCGGACTCGTGCGCCGAGGGTGGTAATGAGCGATTTTAAGAGATCGTGGGTGAGTGGGCGGGGAGGGATTTGCCCCTGCAATTCCGCCGTGATCGCGTCGGATTCGCAAGAACCAATCCAAATGGTGAGATAACGTTCGTTGCGGGTGTCTTTCAGCAGCACAATGCGGTGAGGGGACATCAGGCTGACGCGGACGCTATCGATGGTGACTTCGATCAGGTTCAGGTTATCCATCTCGATACATTCTCCGACACACCACGCGCTGGATAGGGTGAGCGATTGATTTACTACGGCAAAGAGAGTATATCAATTTTCAGCAGGCGTTCAAAGTAAGGTTTAGGGTGAGGGAAGGGGGTGTGTTCAGATCGCCCTTCCCTTCTCGACTCGAAATCCTTTCAAAACCCCACTCCTGGTGGTGTTACAGTCCAATGCTGATCCTCAGGATCGTCTCTTCATCTTGCTCAGTTTGCTCTGTGAACTAGCACCAACGGTTAGTTTAGTACCGTCCTAGCAGCGGTTCAGCGCTGAAACAGGCTGCGCAGCGCCCCCCTAAGCGAGGGTGCATAGAGAACGCGGATCAAGCGCCGCAAAAAACCGTACTTTAAGGGTGTGTAGGGATACCAAAACAACTGTGGAATGTTCACATTTCCAAAACGGGGAATACTGAAACTCATCGGGCGGGTCATGCCTAGCAAGCCCTCCGCTCCGCGTGCCGCGCCATACCCCGTATCTTTCGTGAACCCCCAGGGCAGTTTCGGCACGGTTGCCGAGAGGATGTGATCGTTCACATCGGCATGACCCACCTCTAGGCGAGAGGCAAGCGTCAACCCCCGCGCTTTGTTCCGCGTCCAGATCGACCCGCTCAACCCGTAAGGGCTGTCGTTGGCAAGGCGGATCGCTTCGTCATCCGTCTCGAAAGGAATGGCGACAATGATCGGACCAAAAGTTTCTTCCCGAACCACCTTCATATCCGGCGTGACATCGGTGAGGATGGTGGGGGCAAAATACCGCCCCGCCCCGCCTTCAATACGTTTTCCCCCACAGATCACCATTGCCCCGCCCTGTACGGCTTCTTCCACATGGCTTTCAATGACGCGCATCTGCATATCGTTGGAGATTGCGCCCATCGTCGTCCCCGGCGCTTCGCCCGGACCGACTTTGATCGTTTGGGCGATGAGGTCGCTCGCCTTCTTCAAAAACTCAGCCATACGCGAACGATGAACGTAGACCCGTTCGACAGCGGCACAGGCTTGCCCGGCATTGTGCATAGCCGCCCAGATAACACCTTGCACAGTGTAATCGAGATCGGCATCCTCCAAGATAATGGCGGCGTCTTTTGCCCCCAGTTCAAGTTGGACAGGGATCAACTGCTCCGCCGCCGCGATAGCGATTTTGCGTCCGGTAGGGACACTCCCCGTAAAACTGATCTTGTTGGGGTGTGCCTTCACCAATGCCGCGCCGAGATCGCCCCGCCCCTGAACCATCTGCAACACATCATGAGGAATCCCCGCTTCCCAAAAGCATTTTGCCAACGCCTGTGAGGTAAGGGGAGTGTATTCAGAGGGCTTCCAGACGATGGTGTTTCCGCTGATTAATCCGGCGGTGATTGGCGCAAGGGGGAGCAGTACAGGAAAATTCCAGGGGCTGATGGTCAGGACGACCCCAAAGGGACGGCGTTCAACCCAAAGCTGCCGATAGGGGAGCAGTTTTTCAAAGACATAGCGCGGGGCAAGCGTCTTTTTTGCCAAGCCGATGAAGGTGACGACGACATCAATCGAGGCAAGAAACTCGCTGAGTGCCTCTGCTGGAGGTTTGCCCTGCTCGGCAACTATCAGGCTGATGATTATGTCCATATCCCGATGGATATTCCCCTGAACACGCCTCAGCATCTCTAGGCGGTGGGTTAAGCCCGCCTTAAACCACCCATTTTGGGCGCGGCGGGCGCGTTCGATCACCGCCGGGGCTTGTTCTGCTGGCGTGATCGGCACATCACCCAAATGGCGCCCCGTTGCCGGGCTATTTGAGGATAAAACAGCCGGTGTGCCGTGCTTTTCACCTGTCCCGTTTGTGTAAGTGGTCGTTTTTAAAGTCGCCATAAATCAAATGCCCGTTCGATAAAAAGTACCTACCAGTATAGCCCAAACGGTTTCCGACGTGAAGTGAATGGCTCTATCGTCTATAATCGAGAGCATGGACAAAACAGAGTACCCTTTTCCGCGTTATCGCCCCTTCGGGCTGACCATTGCTATTCTCGCCACTGGGATTGCCTACGGCATTATCCCGCTGCTCCCCCTTCTGTTGGTGATTTGGACGGCGTTCACCCGCCGGCGCATCGGCATGGATATTGTGAACACCACCGAAAACTGGATCAGCATGGCGGTGGCGGCGGTGACGCTGATTGCCAGCCTATGGGCATGGGCCGGGCGTCCCCGTTGGTCGCGCCGTTTTTTATTGATCTGTATCTGGGGCGGGACGGCGTTTCGTCTTTGGCAGATGCTTCGCGCTGCCAACGCCGCGCCGGGCATTGAGGAGATCGGAGGAAGTCTGTCTGGGGTGAATCTGTTGTGTGTTGTTCCGCCCTTGATCGTGATTCCCCTTTACGTGACATGGTATTTGAACCGCGCCCCCGCCCGCCAGTTTTACCGCTGAGCGACGCCGCCTTCCAGCCGTTGGCAATTGGGGTGGGGCGCCTTGCCCACGAAGGGACAGGCGGGGCGATCACCCATCTGATACTTGACCATGCCGGACGGGATCGCTACAGCAACGCCCAACTGGATAACTATTGGGTTGGGCAAGGGAAGGGCTTCCCCCGACGACATTTCCCCTGCGCCCCGCCGATTCGCCTCACCATGCGGGCGTGGGCATCGCACGCGGCGGCGGACATGCGGGGGACGGCAGGCTTCGGGTTTTGGAATCATCCCTATATGCCCGGTGAGCGCTTTCCGCGCCTTCCTCGCTATGCATGGTTTTTCTTTGGTGGTGCGCCGCACAACATGGCATTAGCGCGGGGCGTTCCGGGTGGCGGCTGGAAGGCAGCGGTAGGGAGCTTTCAGCGTCCGGCATTTTTGGCGTTAGCGCCCACCGCCCCACTTGGCTTCTTGCTTATGCGCGTTCCGCCCCTTTACCGTGCGTTATGGGGGATTGGGCAGTGGGCAGTTGGTGTCCGCGAGGCACATCTTGATCCTGAAGTTATCGATTGGCGCGAACCGCATGAGTACCGCCTTGATTGGCTGGTAGACCGCCTTCAGTGGTATATCGATGGACGGCTGGTGTTGGAATCCCCGTTGCGCTTGCGCGGGCGGATGG from Anaerolineales bacterium carries:
- a CDS encoding aldehyde dehydrogenase family protein, with the protein product MATLKTTTYTNGTGEKHGTPAVLSSNSPATGRHLGDVPITPAEQAPAVIERARRAQNGWFKAGLTHRLEMLRRVQGNIHRDMDIIISLIVAEQGKPPAEALSEFLASIDVVVTFIGLAKKTLAPRYVFEKLLPYRQLWVERRPFGVVLTISPWNFPVLLPLAPITAGLISGNTIVWKPSEYTPLTSQALAKCFWEAGIPHDVLQMVQGRGDLGAALVKAHPNKISFTGSVPTGRKIAIAAAEQLIPVQLELGAKDAAIILEDADLDYTVQGVIWAAMHNAGQACAAVERVYVHRSRMAEFLKKASDLIAQTIKVGPGEAPGTTMGAISNDMQMRVIESHVEEAVQGGAMVICGGKRIEGGAGRYFAPTILTDVTPDMKVVREETFGPIIVAIPFETDDEAIRLANDSPYGLSGSIWTRNKARGLTLASRLEVGHADVNDHILSATVPKLPWGFTKDTGYGAARGAEGLLGMTRPMSFSIPRFGNVNIPQLFWYPYTPLKYGFLRRLIRVLYAPSLRGALRSLFQR
- a CDS encoding DnaD domain protein, whose protein sequence is MMPSPHPFSGFTGSRTVILPASFFTDLLPHLDDPAELRFTLLCLYFLNQREGEYRYLRHRDFTENPNAMALFDGMTDFQAALTRALQRGTILAVQAALPTGLETLYFLHTERGLRAAEALRRGDWSPGVGETPITIHAQHPDIFTLYEQNIGAVTPLLAEQLREAEASYPREWLKEAVQIAVESNRRNWRYILAILKRWETDGKTPAKASDARDAEENPYLKDPYA
- a CDS encoding bifunctional nuclease family protein yields the protein MIEVTIDSVRVSLMSPHRIVLLKDTRNERYLTIWIGSCESDAITAELQGQIPPRPLTHDLLKSLITTLGARVRYIVINDLREDVFFASLVLDVGGNKVEVDARPSDAIALAVRVRVPIYVSDSVMDRAAITPDQEVGTEPESPAAASEPPSEEKLNLFRDFVESIDFDEDDPDKDKS
- the dnaB gene encoding replicative DNA helicase, which codes for MTDTNRQSNAAPKPSSLGPHSIEAEEAILGAMLINAEGLANIADFLKPDDFFELKHQWVWEGMIALQQRGEVVDYLTVTAELRSKDKLDQIGGASFLTYLLNSTPTHLYAEAYARLVERAAIRRRLVGAAGEIANLARDDSAELQDVIAKAETALFRVTDDRLRKEMVPMSQAVSEYFERIEYLYNTPDAQLGVPCGFTDVDRMLGGLQKSDLLVVAARPGVGKTSFLLSIALNVARRAHVPVAIFTLEMGREQLLQRFYSIETGINSQRMRIGNLEPHEWDRFMEATSRLDGLPMFIDDTPGISIQQMRARCRRLHRENGLGLIIVDYLQLMSAGGAAGREQNRVLEVGALSRGLKEMARELNVPVVTASQLSRSVEQRSDKRPQLSDLRESGSIEQDSDIVMFLYRDELYNENTDRPNQADVIVAKHRNGPTGTVSLFFRKELTQFVDMVKQNTNLSDY